One Dysidea avara chromosome 7, odDysAvar1.4, whole genome shotgun sequence genomic region harbors:
- the LOC136262086 gene encoding TNF receptor-associated factor 5-like: MSSDDKKVTEAPEKSFDDNDTNHEGPHQQPSGSDMPQATHTSPNEEYGGYDYDYVIPPPHNLVCVICRFPACDPIQTNCCGWTFCRECIGRYQEPSIIDNTGCPHCKKENFSYMNDKRAEREIGELKVFCSHKYEGCLWVGELQSVNEHLNYNVSSTDCCQYTIVQCSNKCGTKMQHRLLENHLKSECGLRQVECQYCSSTGRHQWINGSHQEDCPKYPMECPNHCEVGHVRREEMSVHLEECPLAIVKCPFAVVGCDSVVRRKDITNHLETTTTLHMDHMLENITYLSTEVHTTQELLEQMINKLQGTADNTQHSYISQLDNFYHNLSVTSNEMSEVKSNLTHHDNQMNSLFDMARAEQKSSYLKVANYLSELDGVKRDIAKKNHHLQLEIQSVQQTTSQQIQGIKQIVNDMEAMHETALLDIKQDLTQFKDEANQKLAVVKQSLNDTFVEQKAEVDDFKKSFEDFKKDFQTYKDDIQAIKGGLKFDDTQTTEHLSQVTQQASEVQSYNNKIEVLVQLQEWHVQLNYRLAVSSNVLPNIFLKMTDFTRYKKEVWYSPSFYTGDKGYKMCLSVSSHHIPSYISICVLLMCGEYDDQLHWPIKGILTLQLMNQLNDDNHTPPLDIEFDGSDHSSNCQRVIVGERSDIENYRKFIHFKNLAEDVRKGQHYGKDDALVFKVLTFCVQHTK, encoded by the exons ATGAGTAGTGACGATAAG AAAGTTACTGAGGCTCCAGAGAAAAGCTTTGATGACAATGACACCAATCATGAGGGTCCCCATCAACAACCATCAGGCAGTGACATGCCACAAGCTACTCACACGTCACCAAATGAAGAATATGGAggatatgattatgattatgttaTACCACCTCCTCATAATCTAGTCTGTGTGATATGTCGCTTTCCAGCATGTGACCCCATTCAGACTAATTGCTGTGGTTGGACTTTTTGTAGGGAATGTATTGGTAGGTACCAAGAACCCTCGATTATTGACAACACTGGTTGCCCACATTGCAAAAAAGAAAACTTTAGTTATATGAATGACAAAAGGGCTGAGCGTGAGATTGGCGAACTTAAAGTGTTTTGTTCTCATAAATATGAGGGGTGCTTATGGGTTGGTGAACTGCAATCAGTAAATGAGCATCTCAACTACAATGTTAGTTCCACTGATTGTTGTCAGTATACAATAGTACAATGTAGCAATAAGTGTGGCACAAAAATGCAGCATAGACTACTTGAAAATCACTTGAAGTCGGAATGTGGACTGCGTCAAGTGGAGTGTCAGTATTGTAGCAGTACAGGTAGACACCAGTGGATCAATGGTAGTCATCAAGAAGATTGTCCCAAATATCCAATGGAGTGTCCAAATCATTGTGAGGTAGGACATGTGAGAAGGGAGGAGATGAGCGTACACTTAGAAGAGTGTCCACTAGCAATAGTGAAGTGTCCATTTGCAGTAGTGGGTTGTGACAGTGTTGTTAGGAGAAAGGACATAACAAATCACttggaaacaacaacaacacttcaCATGGACCATATGTTGGAAAACATCACATATTTGAGCACAGAGGTACACACTACCCAAGAGTTACTTGAACAAATGATTAACAAGTTACAGGGTACCGCTGACAATACACAGCACTCTTATATAAGTCAACTCGATAATTTTTACCACAATCTGTCAGTGACCTCAAATGAAATGAGTGAAGTTAAAAGCAACCTTACCCACCATGACAATCAAATGAACTCTTTATTTGATATGGCACGGGCTGAACAGAAGAGTTCATATTTAAAAGTTGCCAACTACTTATCTGAACTAGATGGTGTGAAGCGGGATATAGCCAAGAAGAATCACCATTTACAGCTGGAAATTCAAAGTGTTCAGCAAACAACATCACAACAAATCCAGGGTATTAAGCAGATTGTAAATGACATGGAAGCTATGCACGAAACTGCCTTACTCGATATCAAACAAGATTTGACACAATTTAAAGATGAAGCTAATCAGAAGTTAGCAGTCGTAAAGCAAAGCTTGAATGATACTTTTGTTGAGCAAAAAGCTGAAGTGGATGATTTCAAGAAGAGTTTTGAGGATTTCaagaaagattttcaaacttaCAAAGATGACATACAAGCTATCAAAGGTGGACTAAAATTTGATGATACGCAAACTACTGAACACCTGTCACAAGTTACTCAGCAAGCGTCTGAAGTGCAAAGCTATAATAATAAGATTGAAGTGTTAGTACAACTACAGGAATGGCATGTACAGCTCAATTATCGACTCGCAGTTAGCAGCAATGTCCTCCCAAACATATTCTTAAAAATGACTGACTTTACTAGATACAAAAAAGAAGTATGGTACTCCCCTTCTTTTTACACTGGGGACAAAGGCTACAAAATGTGTTTATCTGTGTCATCCCATCACATTCCTAGCTACATCTCCATATGTGTACTGTTGATGTGTGGAGAATACGATGACCAGCTCCACTGGCCTATCAAAGGAATTTTAACACTTCAACTGATGAACCAACTGAATGATGATAACCATACACCACCATTAGACATTGAATTTGATGGCTCTGATCATAGTTCTAATTGTCAAAGAGTTATAGTTGGGGAGAGGTCTGACATTGAGAACTATAGAAAGTTTATACACTTTAAAAATTTGGCTGAAGATGTGAGAAAGGGACAGCATTATGGTAAAGATGATGCTTTGGTTTTCAAAGTACTAACATTCTGTGTACAGCATACAAAATAA